A window of the Tenebrio molitor chromosome 1, icTenMoli1.1, whole genome shotgun sequence genome harbors these coding sequences:
- the LOC138122468 gene encoding myocardin-related transcription factor A-like isoform X3 has protein sequence MDGWESVQEEAPPIMNFSKSNHRSESGSGFWQLQLDRDLVDTISAIYPEWFQNNMAEGGSPSTPRESPPKAVIDTSPLHIDQNKESLKVKLMLRRPFDQLVAQGIMPPHKTPAAYHGQRRQLERAKTGDMLKAKIQQRPPRQELERRHILEADPGHVDPSLAERQRMLKKARLADQLNDQLSHRPGPLELIQKNILHTEEPIEQAVKTGRIPYKATSEGQLNRPQHPQSYVNPEDDSQSSEGDNIVSPGPSDVLETAAKSAGIVVSLIPATEGTVVVTTATPVLSKDNSEIVFADLCRSVAAPLLPQVSASSPASLGSSASTLSPLSSVASPVPSIVSQPATPVPPPPPVVLTPRPIQSPAKSDAPGKDKNRKKSKSKSTPKARTIKFHEYKGPPSAQKNSNNNSSTGESSYDLLLQQQTLLLQFQLQLQHKYPQIILPASQKTSNETNNNNPLPSPAPSTSSESSTPARLTGRLEDMKVSDLKAELKRRSLPVSGSKPQLIERLKPFAGSDTINQNISSVDSTHSNSSVDQCHNSPQYQETGSPQGSVKEEPSEQMDITDPMSPLPQQQIQEQFQQIQQQIAQQNQENCQKTQEDIVREQQRQIEELQRELTLSKLRLQEATRAEPKAQLLALQKHLQARQHQQQQQHIALQMQQLQALQARQAHVNEEQQRLQQQQHVAFQNQKNIAGGLLINGDAALVFNLMQGKAKVVNGHARTNSLPSFLNSIVTPVIAAPEIKPEFIEDVKPPPPLYEEATKHINKKNNVKSQIVDDVLEILIKNGELPPSAAQDPSTPGSAGTKAAEPVFPNQNQNQSAVDPNSPEAALGLDPTDILDSLDNLDSMDFTQFVMELGDGNQHHPENNNMHDDHDQMSVPMDTDDWLESLCVENGQNGNNGSCTAPLASQETDLVGYDPLLGITQDPFDPFNLDEFQSPADLTASLSWDKVDYAA, from the exons agTCAAATCACCGGAGTGAATCGGGCTCTGGGTTTTGGCAGCTCCAATTAGATCGAGACCTGGTGGATACCATCTCCGCAATTTATCCGGAGTGGTTTCAGAATAACATGGCCGAGGGAGGATCGCCATCGACTCCACGGGAGTCACCGCCCAAAGCGGTGATCGACACGTCGCCGCTGCACATAGATCAAAATAAAGAAT CCCTCAAGGTGAAATTGATGCTGAGACGACCATTCGATCAGCTGGTCGCGCAGGGAATCATGCCTC CTCACAAAACGCCCGCAGCCTACCACGGCCAGCGTCGCCAGTTGGAGCGGGCAAAAACTGGCGACATGTTGAAGGCAAAAATCCAGCAGAGGCCTCCACGGCAAGAACTCGAAAGGCGGCACATTCTAGAGGCGGATCCAGGTCACGTAGATCCCAGTTTGGCCGAACGCCAACGGATGCTCAAAAAAGCGCGCTTAGCCGACCAACTGAACGACCAACTATCACACAGACCCGGTCCCCTTGAACTCATCCAGAAAAACATTCTTCACACGGAGGAGCCCATCGAACAGGCCGTAAAAACCGGTCGAATACCCTACAAGGCGACGAGCGAAGGTCAGCTGAACCGTCCTCAGCATCCCCAGAGCTACGTCAATCCGGAAGACGACTCGCAAAGTTCCGAAGGCGACAACATCGTCAGTCCAGGACCTAGTGACGTTCTAGAAACCGCTGCGAAATCGGCGGGTATCGTGGTGTCTCTCATACCGGCGACCGAAGGGACCGTTGTGGTTACGACCGCGACTCCAGTGTTAAGTAAAGACAACAGTGAGATAGTGTTTGCAGATCTGTGCAGATCAGTAGCTGCGCCTCTGCTGCCCCAGGTCTCCGCTTCGAGCCCCGCATCGTTAGGGTCTTCCGCATCCACTCTTAGTCCGTTATCGTCGGTCGCTAGTCCCGTGCCTTCTATTGTTTCACAACCGGCAACACCAGTGCCCCCTCCGCCACCTGTTGTACTTACACCCCGCCCCATTCAGTCACCCGCCAAGAGCGATGCTCCGGGCAAAGACAAAAACAGGAAAAAATCCAAGTCCAAGTCGACACCCAAAGCCCGAACGATCAAATTCCACGAATACAAAGGACCACCAAGTGCTCAAAAGAATTCAAACAACAACAGCAGCACCGGGGAGAGTTCTTACGATCTCTTGTTGCAACAGCAGACCCTGTTGCTGCAATTTCAGTTGCAACTGCAACACAAATACCCACAAATCATATTACCCGCATCTCAGAAAACTTCTAACgaaacaaacaacaacaatcCTCTGCCGTCGCCGGCGCCGTCGACGTCTTCAGAATCTTCCACTCCTGCCAGACTCACCGGCAGGTTGGAGGATATGAAGGTGAGCGATCTGAAAGCGGAGTTGAAACGCCGCAGTTTGCCAGTTTCCGGTTCGAAACCGCAACTGATCGAAAGACTCAAACCTTTTGCCGGATCGGACACGATCAATCAGAATATTTCGTCGGTAGATTCGACTCACAGCAATTCGAGCGTGGATCAGTGTCACAACTCACCTCAGTATCAAGAAACTGGTTCTCCGCAAGGTTCAGTCAAGGAAGAACCGTCGGAACAGATGGACATCACGGATCCCATGAGTCCGTTACCTCAACAGCAGATACAAGAACAGTTCCAACAGATACAGCAGCAAATTGCACAAcagaatcaagaaaattgtcaaaaaacccAAGAGGACATCGTGAGGGAACAGCAAAGGCAAATCGAGGAGCTTCAGAGAGAGTTGACGCTTTCGAAGCTGCGACTGCAGGAAGCGACGCGAGCCGAACCCAAGGCTCAGCTCTTGGCCTTGCAGAAGCACTTGCAGGCGAGACAGCACCAACAACAGCAACAGCATATCGCTTTGCAGATGCAACAGCTGCAAGCCTTGCAAGCTCGGCAAGCTCACGTCAACGAGGAGCAGCAGAGGTTGCAGCAACAGCAGCACGTGGCTTTCCAGAATCAGAAGAACATCGCAGGTGGACTTCTCATAAACGGCGACGCAGCCTTGGTGTTTAATCTCATGCAAGGCAAAGCAAAAGTGGTCAACGGTCACGCCAGAACCAATTCTTTGCCAAGTTTTTTGAATTCCATTGTGACGCCGGTGATTGCGGCACCAGAAATAAAACCAGAGTTCATCGAAGATGTCAAACCACCCCCGCCCCTATACGAAGAAGCCACCAAACACATAAACAAGAAGAACAACGTCAAGAGTCAGATCGTCGACGATGTTTTGGAGATACTGATCAAGAACGGGGAACTGCCCCCGAGTGCGGCCCAAGACCCTTCGACGCCGGGCTCGGCCGGAACGAAGGCCGCCGAACCGGTGTTTCCCAACCAGAATCAGAACCAATCCGCGGTCGATCCCAACAGTCCGGAGGCTGCCCTCGGCCTGGATCCCACCGACATATTGGACAGTCTGGATAACTTGGACAGCATGGATTTCACCCAGTTCGTGATGGAACTAGGCGACGGCAACCAGCACCATCCGGAGAACAACAACATGCACGACGACCACGACCAAATGTCAGTTCCCATGGACACTGACGACTGGTTGGAATCGCTGTGCGTCGAGAACGGGCAAAACGGCAATAACGGTTCGTGCACGGCTCCTCTGGCCTCGCAAGAGACGGACCTGGTGGGTTACGACCCCCTCTTGGGCATAACTCAGGATCCCTTCGATCCTTTCAATCTGGATGAGTTCCAATCGCCCGCCGATTTAACCGCATCGCTGTCTTGGGACAAAGTTGACTATGCAGCGTAG
- the LOC138122468 gene encoding myocardin-related transcription factor A-like isoform X2, which produces MQCEGVSPVFKRFGVTTWQESNHRSESGSGFWQLQLDRDLVDTISAIYPEWFQNNMAEGGSPSTPRESPPKAVIDTSPLHIDQNKESLKVKLMLRRPFDQLVAQGIMPPHKTPAAYHGQRRQLERAKTGDMLKAKIQQRPPRQELERRHILEADPGHVDPSLAERQRMLKKARLADQLNDQLSHRPGPLELIQKNILHTEEPIEQAVKTGRIPYKATSEGQLNRPQHPQSYVNPEDDSQSSEGDNIVSPGPSDVLETAAKSAGIVVSLIPATEGTVVVTTATPVLSKDNSEIVFADLCRSVAAPLLPQVSASSPASLGSSASTLSPLSSVASPVPSIVSQPATPVPPPPPVVLTPRPIQSPAKSDAPGKDKNRKKSKSKSTPKARTIKFHEYKGPPSAQKNSNNNSSTGESSYDLLLQQQTLLLQFQLQLQHKYPQIILPASQKTSNETNNNNPLPSPAPSTSSESSTPARLTGRLEDMKVSDLKAELKRRSLPVSGSKPQLIERLKPFAGSDTINQNISSVDSTHSNSSVDQCHNSPQYQETGSPQGSVKEEPSEQMDITDPMSPLPQQQIQEQFQQIQQQIAQQNQENCQKTQEDIVREQQRQIEELQRELTLSKLRLQEATRAEPKAQLLALQKHLQARQHQQQQQHIALQMQQLQALQARQAHVNEEQQRLQQQQHVAFQNQKNIAGGLLINGDAALVFNLMQGKAKVVNGHARTNSLPSFLNSIVTPVIAAPEIKPEFIEDVKPPPPLYEEATKHINKKNNVKSQIVDDVLEILIKNGELPPSAAQDPSTPGSAGTKAAEPVFPNQNQNQSAVDPNSPEAALGLDPTDILDSLDNLDSMDFTQFVMELGDGNQHHPENNNMHDDHDQMSVPMDTDDWLESLCVENGQNGNNGSCTAPLASQETDLVGYDPLLGITQDPFDPFNLDEFQSPADLTASLSWDKVDYAA; this is translated from the exons ATGCAATGCGAAGGTGTCAGCCCAGTTTTCAAAAGATTTGGAGTGACAACGTGGCAAG agTCAAATCACCGGAGTGAATCGGGCTCTGGGTTTTGGCAGCTCCAATTAGATCGAGACCTGGTGGATACCATCTCCGCAATTTATCCGGAGTGGTTTCAGAATAACATGGCCGAGGGAGGATCGCCATCGACTCCACGGGAGTCACCGCCCAAAGCGGTGATCGACACGTCGCCGCTGCACATAGATCAAAATAAAGAAT CCCTCAAGGTGAAATTGATGCTGAGACGACCATTCGATCAGCTGGTCGCGCAGGGAATCATGCCTC CTCACAAAACGCCCGCAGCCTACCACGGCCAGCGTCGCCAGTTGGAGCGGGCAAAAACTGGCGACATGTTGAAGGCAAAAATCCAGCAGAGGCCTCCACGGCAAGAACTCGAAAGGCGGCACATTCTAGAGGCGGATCCAGGTCACGTAGATCCCAGTTTGGCCGAACGCCAACGGATGCTCAAAAAAGCGCGCTTAGCCGACCAACTGAACGACCAACTATCACACAGACCCGGTCCCCTTGAACTCATCCAGAAAAACATTCTTCACACGGAGGAGCCCATCGAACAGGCCGTAAAAACCGGTCGAATACCCTACAAGGCGACGAGCGAAGGTCAGCTGAACCGTCCTCAGCATCCCCAGAGCTACGTCAATCCGGAAGACGACTCGCAAAGTTCCGAAGGCGACAACATCGTCAGTCCAGGACCTAGTGACGTTCTAGAAACCGCTGCGAAATCGGCGGGTATCGTGGTGTCTCTCATACCGGCGACCGAAGGGACCGTTGTGGTTACGACCGCGACTCCAGTGTTAAGTAAAGACAACAGTGAGATAGTGTTTGCAGATCTGTGCAGATCAGTAGCTGCGCCTCTGCTGCCCCAGGTCTCCGCTTCGAGCCCCGCATCGTTAGGGTCTTCCGCATCCACTCTTAGTCCGTTATCGTCGGTCGCTAGTCCCGTGCCTTCTATTGTTTCACAACCGGCAACACCAGTGCCCCCTCCGCCACCTGTTGTACTTACACCCCGCCCCATTCAGTCACCCGCCAAGAGCGATGCTCCGGGCAAAGACAAAAACAGGAAAAAATCCAAGTCCAAGTCGACACCCAAAGCCCGAACGATCAAATTCCACGAATACAAAGGACCACCAAGTGCTCAAAAGAATTCAAACAACAACAGCAGCACCGGGGAGAGTTCTTACGATCTCTTGTTGCAACAGCAGACCCTGTTGCTGCAATTTCAGTTGCAACTGCAACACAAATACCCACAAATCATATTACCCGCATCTCAGAAAACTTCTAACgaaacaaacaacaacaatcCTCTGCCGTCGCCGGCGCCGTCGACGTCTTCAGAATCTTCCACTCCTGCCAGACTCACCGGCAGGTTGGAGGATATGAAGGTGAGCGATCTGAAAGCGGAGTTGAAACGCCGCAGTTTGCCAGTTTCCGGTTCGAAACCGCAACTGATCGAAAGACTCAAACCTTTTGCCGGATCGGACACGATCAATCAGAATATTTCGTCGGTAGATTCGACTCACAGCAATTCGAGCGTGGATCAGTGTCACAACTCACCTCAGTATCAAGAAACTGGTTCTCCGCAAGGTTCAGTCAAGGAAGAACCGTCGGAACAGATGGACATCACGGATCCCATGAGTCCGTTACCTCAACAGCAGATACAAGAACAGTTCCAACAGATACAGCAGCAAATTGCACAAcagaatcaagaaaattgtcaaaaaacccAAGAGGACATCGTGAGGGAACAGCAAAGGCAAATCGAGGAGCTTCAGAGAGAGTTGACGCTTTCGAAGCTGCGACTGCAGGAAGCGACGCGAGCCGAACCCAAGGCTCAGCTCTTGGCCTTGCAGAAGCACTTGCAGGCGAGACAGCACCAACAACAGCAACAGCATATCGCTTTGCAGATGCAACAGCTGCAAGCCTTGCAAGCTCGGCAAGCTCACGTCAACGAGGAGCAGCAGAGGTTGCAGCAACAGCAGCACGTGGCTTTCCAGAATCAGAAGAACATCGCAGGTGGACTTCTCATAAACGGCGACGCAGCCTTGGTGTTTAATCTCATGCAAGGCAAAGCAAAAGTGGTCAACGGTCACGCCAGAACCAATTCTTTGCCAAGTTTTTTGAATTCCATTGTGACGCCGGTGATTGCGGCACCAGAAATAAAACCAGAGTTCATCGAAGATGTCAAACCACCCCCGCCCCTATACGAAGAAGCCACCAAACACATAAACAAGAAGAACAACGTCAAGAGTCAGATCGTCGACGATGTTTTGGAGATACTGATCAAGAACGGGGAACTGCCCCCGAGTGCGGCCCAAGACCCTTCGACGCCGGGCTCGGCCGGAACGAAGGCCGCCGAACCGGTGTTTCCCAACCAGAATCAGAACCAATCCGCGGTCGATCCCAACAGTCCGGAGGCTGCCCTCGGCCTGGATCCCACCGACATATTGGACAGTCTGGATAACTTGGACAGCATGGATTTCACCCAGTTCGTGATGGAACTAGGCGACGGCAACCAGCACCATCCGGAGAACAACAACATGCACGACGACCACGACCAAATGTCAGTTCCCATGGACACTGACGACTGGTTGGAATCGCTGTGCGTCGAGAACGGGCAAAACGGCAATAACGGTTCGTGCACGGCTCCTCTGGCCTCGCAAGAGACGGACCTGGTGGGTTACGACCCCCTCTTGGGCATAACTCAGGATCCCTTCGATCCTTTCAATCTGGATGAGTTCCAATCGCCCGCCGATTTAACCGCATCGCTGTCTTGGGACAAAGTTGACTATGCAGCGTAG
- the LOC138122468 gene encoding myocardin-related transcription factor A-like isoform X1, with the protein MPVSTGSLGEPRAKRCKLCDESNHRSESGSGFWQLQLDRDLVDTISAIYPEWFQNNMAEGGSPSTPRESPPKAVIDTSPLHIDQNKESLKVKLMLRRPFDQLVAQGIMPPHKTPAAYHGQRRQLERAKTGDMLKAKIQQRPPRQELERRHILEADPGHVDPSLAERQRMLKKARLADQLNDQLSHRPGPLELIQKNILHTEEPIEQAVKTGRIPYKATSEGQLNRPQHPQSYVNPEDDSQSSEGDNIVSPGPSDVLETAAKSAGIVVSLIPATEGTVVVTTATPVLSKDNSEIVFADLCRSVAAPLLPQVSASSPASLGSSASTLSPLSSVASPVPSIVSQPATPVPPPPPVVLTPRPIQSPAKSDAPGKDKNRKKSKSKSTPKARTIKFHEYKGPPSAQKNSNNNSSTGESSYDLLLQQQTLLLQFQLQLQHKYPQIILPASQKTSNETNNNNPLPSPAPSTSSESSTPARLTGRLEDMKVSDLKAELKRRSLPVSGSKPQLIERLKPFAGSDTINQNISSVDSTHSNSSVDQCHNSPQYQETGSPQGSVKEEPSEQMDITDPMSPLPQQQIQEQFQQIQQQIAQQNQENCQKTQEDIVREQQRQIEELQRELTLSKLRLQEATRAEPKAQLLALQKHLQARQHQQQQQHIALQMQQLQALQARQAHVNEEQQRLQQQQHVAFQNQKNIAGGLLINGDAALVFNLMQGKAKVVNGHARTNSLPSFLNSIVTPVIAAPEIKPEFIEDVKPPPPLYEEATKHINKKNNVKSQIVDDVLEILIKNGELPPSAAQDPSTPGSAGTKAAEPVFPNQNQNQSAVDPNSPEAALGLDPTDILDSLDNLDSMDFTQFVMELGDGNQHHPENNNMHDDHDQMSVPMDTDDWLESLCVENGQNGNNGSCTAPLASQETDLVGYDPLLGITQDPFDPFNLDEFQSPADLTASLSWDKVDYAA; encoded by the exons agTCAAATCACCGGAGTGAATCGGGCTCTGGGTTTTGGCAGCTCCAATTAGATCGAGACCTGGTGGATACCATCTCCGCAATTTATCCGGAGTGGTTTCAGAATAACATGGCCGAGGGAGGATCGCCATCGACTCCACGGGAGTCACCGCCCAAAGCGGTGATCGACACGTCGCCGCTGCACATAGATCAAAATAAAGAAT CCCTCAAGGTGAAATTGATGCTGAGACGACCATTCGATCAGCTGGTCGCGCAGGGAATCATGCCTC CTCACAAAACGCCCGCAGCCTACCACGGCCAGCGTCGCCAGTTGGAGCGGGCAAAAACTGGCGACATGTTGAAGGCAAAAATCCAGCAGAGGCCTCCACGGCAAGAACTCGAAAGGCGGCACATTCTAGAGGCGGATCCAGGTCACGTAGATCCCAGTTTGGCCGAACGCCAACGGATGCTCAAAAAAGCGCGCTTAGCCGACCAACTGAACGACCAACTATCACACAGACCCGGTCCCCTTGAACTCATCCAGAAAAACATTCTTCACACGGAGGAGCCCATCGAACAGGCCGTAAAAACCGGTCGAATACCCTACAAGGCGACGAGCGAAGGTCAGCTGAACCGTCCTCAGCATCCCCAGAGCTACGTCAATCCGGAAGACGACTCGCAAAGTTCCGAAGGCGACAACATCGTCAGTCCAGGACCTAGTGACGTTCTAGAAACCGCTGCGAAATCGGCGGGTATCGTGGTGTCTCTCATACCGGCGACCGAAGGGACCGTTGTGGTTACGACCGCGACTCCAGTGTTAAGTAAAGACAACAGTGAGATAGTGTTTGCAGATCTGTGCAGATCAGTAGCTGCGCCTCTGCTGCCCCAGGTCTCCGCTTCGAGCCCCGCATCGTTAGGGTCTTCCGCATCCACTCTTAGTCCGTTATCGTCGGTCGCTAGTCCCGTGCCTTCTATTGTTTCACAACCGGCAACACCAGTGCCCCCTCCGCCACCTGTTGTACTTACACCCCGCCCCATTCAGTCACCCGCCAAGAGCGATGCTCCGGGCAAAGACAAAAACAGGAAAAAATCCAAGTCCAAGTCGACACCCAAAGCCCGAACGATCAAATTCCACGAATACAAAGGACCACCAAGTGCTCAAAAGAATTCAAACAACAACAGCAGCACCGGGGAGAGTTCTTACGATCTCTTGTTGCAACAGCAGACCCTGTTGCTGCAATTTCAGTTGCAACTGCAACACAAATACCCACAAATCATATTACCCGCATCTCAGAAAACTTCTAACgaaacaaacaacaacaatcCTCTGCCGTCGCCGGCGCCGTCGACGTCTTCAGAATCTTCCACTCCTGCCAGACTCACCGGCAGGTTGGAGGATATGAAGGTGAGCGATCTGAAAGCGGAGTTGAAACGCCGCAGTTTGCCAGTTTCCGGTTCGAAACCGCAACTGATCGAAAGACTCAAACCTTTTGCCGGATCGGACACGATCAATCAGAATATTTCGTCGGTAGATTCGACTCACAGCAATTCGAGCGTGGATCAGTGTCACAACTCACCTCAGTATCAAGAAACTGGTTCTCCGCAAGGTTCAGTCAAGGAAGAACCGTCGGAACAGATGGACATCACGGATCCCATGAGTCCGTTACCTCAACAGCAGATACAAGAACAGTTCCAACAGATACAGCAGCAAATTGCACAAcagaatcaagaaaattgtcaaaaaacccAAGAGGACATCGTGAGGGAACAGCAAAGGCAAATCGAGGAGCTTCAGAGAGAGTTGACGCTTTCGAAGCTGCGACTGCAGGAAGCGACGCGAGCCGAACCCAAGGCTCAGCTCTTGGCCTTGCAGAAGCACTTGCAGGCGAGACAGCACCAACAACAGCAACAGCATATCGCTTTGCAGATGCAACAGCTGCAAGCCTTGCAAGCTCGGCAAGCTCACGTCAACGAGGAGCAGCAGAGGTTGCAGCAACAGCAGCACGTGGCTTTCCAGAATCAGAAGAACATCGCAGGTGGACTTCTCATAAACGGCGACGCAGCCTTGGTGTTTAATCTCATGCAAGGCAAAGCAAAAGTGGTCAACGGTCACGCCAGAACCAATTCTTTGCCAAGTTTTTTGAATTCCATTGTGACGCCGGTGATTGCGGCACCAGAAATAAAACCAGAGTTCATCGAAGATGTCAAACCACCCCCGCCCCTATACGAAGAAGCCACCAAACACATAAACAAGAAGAACAACGTCAAGAGTCAGATCGTCGACGATGTTTTGGAGATACTGATCAAGAACGGGGAACTGCCCCCGAGTGCGGCCCAAGACCCTTCGACGCCGGGCTCGGCCGGAACGAAGGCCGCCGAACCGGTGTTTCCCAACCAGAATCAGAACCAATCCGCGGTCGATCCCAACAGTCCGGAGGCTGCCCTCGGCCTGGATCCCACCGACATATTGGACAGTCTGGATAACTTGGACAGCATGGATTTCACCCAGTTCGTGATGGAACTAGGCGACGGCAACCAGCACCATCCGGAGAACAACAACATGCACGACGACCACGACCAAATGTCAGTTCCCATGGACACTGACGACTGGTTGGAATCGCTGTGCGTCGAGAACGGGCAAAACGGCAATAACGGTTCGTGCACGGCTCCTCTGGCCTCGCAAGAGACGGACCTGGTGGGTTACGACCCCCTCTTGGGCATAACTCAGGATCCCTTCGATCCTTTCAATCTGGATGAGTTCCAATCGCCCGCCGATTTAACCGCATCGCTGTCTTGGGACAAAGTTGACTATGCAGCGTAG